A window of Populus trichocarpa isolate Nisqually-1 chromosome 17, P.trichocarpa_v4.1, whole genome shotgun sequence genomic DNA:
GAATTGTGAGAAAACTTGCTACAAAAATTCACAAGTCAAGtagatttaaaatttcaaaaaaaaaatcagagacaAATCCTATCAATAATGAGTGATGCTATATTTTAATGATATGTTTTGCTAAAAGTTTTCCATTTAATCACATCAATAcgtgtaataaatattttaagaattatagGTAGTTCATTAATAAATGAAAGCATACATCCTAATCTTAAAAATACTACCTTTTATatgatgtaaaaaatagttACATTATTCTTGCAATAAgatgtgttttattttcttttcttttctttccttttttcttataCAAGAGGGACGTAAAGCCCAAGCAAAAAGAGACACTAACTACAAGTATGTCACCTATACCTCTACGGAAAGAAATTAATAAGTCTTTAATATGATggaatttaaaagaaacaagacaaataatttcttaatttcaaatgagaaaaaaaaaaccctaatttttcatttctatatGATAAGTATTTGGTTATAAATGTGTTCTAAATAAAGGGGTGTTATACATGTACCTAGGTCTTTAATTAGACAATGCCAGGAAaccaataataaaatacattgaTCTTCATAGGTGAACTTTGTCATGGAtggtaaattttgttttaatctaGAAATTTGTAAATTATTCTAAAAGTAAAGTGCATTTTGGTGTACGAATAATAATTGATATGGTTCAGCAATGAATGTTTTACAAAGGGCTTTCAATTTTGTGTTTGGGTTTGATGAGGAGACTATTCAGTAaagattgtatttttctttggaATTTAGCTTGTGTTCCATTCAGTCATGATGAATTTTTGGCATGGGATAGTTTTAACCAGCCTTGATTTGTAAATGATGATGGGTTTGGTTCAATCTCTTTGATGGTTCATTCATTCAAATCAGATCGGCCCATGTATAAGTTTGATTTAAGCGGTACAGTAGGCTTGTTGGAAGCTTGTATCAAGTCTAATTTTGGTTATATTAATGAGTATGAATTTGATCCATATAATGAGTATGAATTTGATCCATATAAGGTCCAAAGTTAGCTTGAGTTAATTAAGATgttaggataatttttttacaataaaaccaagacaataaaaatcaattaaaatagtttattaGTTTCATCTAGATTGTTTGTCATATGACTTGTTGTAGCCAAGTCATCCAATTGGTGAGttgatttataataagaaaataagttggCCAGAGAATGATtcaaatgcatataaaaaaagtttgagataAAAAACCTGTCATTATAGgagtattttttcctttttaacacACTTGGCCAAAAATTTTAGCAACATAGCACaagctaaaaaattatttgaaaaataacatagttttaacAAAGACGTGATTATGAATAACAACTCTAATAAAGACGTgattgaaaataataactttaacCAAAAAACTCAAACCGCAAACTAACTCTAACTCTAATCCCAACCCCAAATACAAACACTAAACAATATCCGAACtttaaatctaaaacaaaaccctaaacacTAACACTAATTATTTAccctaaaaacaaacattaattaatagtCATAATAACAAACCttaactaaatataataaaatcttttgggttttttggtctttttttatgtatttttggtttgtttaggctatcaactcaatatttaaaaataaaattcaataaaaacccatactaaataatgaaattaaaaaatattaaaagaaaaaaaaactaaaaaaagctaaaagattttattatatataattagaaattgtttttaggGTTAAAGATTTGTGTCAGTGTTTAAGGTTTGTTTTAAAGATTTAGAGTTATGGTTTGAGGTTAAAGTATTGTTTTAGGGTTTGTATTTAGAGTTAATTtacagtttgatttttttgttgtcaaaattgttgTTTCCAATCACgtctttattaaaatcattattccCTATCATATCTTTATTGATAATATGTTATTTCTCATTATTTCCTATCACATCTTTGTTAATAATATGTTATTtcccaaatgtttttttttactagtccTAGTTTGTCAATGTTTTGGTCAAATTATGCTAATTttcaacacacaaaaaaaattctcatgatAGGTACATGTCATCTTACTAAGAAGAACAACAATTAGATTGCtgtgttttaagatttttaaataacCCATAAAAAACATGAAGGATTGGACATTTGTAcatctttattatttaacatttttttataataatctagATTTAGATTTTTATCCCGTTAAATTATTTAGGAATAGTGGCTTTATTTCATAAGGCAAGTTACCATCAATTTATCGAATTCCAATGTagatagttaaaataaaatatagtaaaggcaaatatttaaataaaagaaattaaagtgaatataattattgaaaaacaatgtaaagatactcaaataaaaaaataaaaataaagataatcagaaaattaaataaacaccaGCACTAAATTTTTCATTACCTTCACATTTGGAGTGATGCCACAACACCTATCTACAGTTCAATCTCTTTTTCTTAGAATGAATTTATATTCTAATTTTAGAAAGAAGATTTGTAAAGAGATTGTTTTTAGAATAGATACACTCTGTTTATCTCTCGTGATATTGCTGCAagttggatcaatttttttaaaaaaatatatatataaaatatttaaattgtatgtttttttatattgttattatattcgatacaacaattcaaatttcaaaactctTGACTTGACTCTTTGTTTAGTCcaagttataaattaatttgtgtgagAATTACTTTGACATGACTTTATCGATTGAACAAgtccaaagaaaataaaaatatgttagacCACAAAATCTAAGACCGATAAACTCAAttaagttgaattaatttttttaatttattatatgataaaaatataaaaattgattaatcaTCACCCCCAatgctaaataataaaattatatgaaaaccttttattaaaaattaaaattaaaaaaaaaacataaaaaaaaccccaaggGCCTTTTACAACTTGTAGGCTTTAAAGGAGACCTAAAAGCTTGgtgcaatattttttatatataacggGGCACGAcctatcattttttgtttgaaagcaAATATTATTGCTAGTGGGAATTAAACTTGTAATCTTTAGGCATAGGACATGTATTAACTAACTAAATTACattacaaaattattataaaatatatattaatataattcattgttcatataaacaattaaattatattaatatattaaaccaatcttaatttttttagttatattgaTAAACATTACAATTCAATCATCTAAattgacaattcaattgattggtgagttgaattttttatttttatttattaatttaaatttttaagaaatctcACTTGAAAACTTACACAATGTATATTTTTGCATATGgactatacttttaaaaatatttaattgttctagcttcaattttttttttttgtgttttttgaattgttttgatatcttaatataaaaaatactttttttaaataaaaaaaatattattttaatatatttctaataaaaaatcactttaaaaatataatctttacAACAATTCTAAATAGACTCTTAATAAATTATACCCTATCAGGAAACTctcaaattgataaatttttgaagagaaaaaaatcgaaTTTCTTTcgaaattttgaattgaatatcTTTTATAAAAGCAAATTCAGACaataggagaaaaaagaaaaatattactttagCAAGCAACCCAAACAAAATTAACCCGACCTGCCCCGCCCCATTTTATTCTAACGAATCTAACCTCTCCTCTAAGTCACGTCAAAATATCCATCTGTCATAAACCCTAAGACCATCTTCTCTCGAAACCCAAAAAACCCACTTCTCCTCTCTCACAATCACCTTCTTCCACAATGGGTAGCAGCCAAGCAGCGGTTTCCTTTCTTAACAACCTCGCTCGCGCAGCTTTCGGTATCGGCGCCGCCGCTACCGTTCTCAACTCCTCTCTTTACACAGTCGATGGAGGCCAACGCGCTGTTCTCTTTGACAGATTCCGTGGAGTCATTGACACTACCATAGGCGAAGGGACTCATTTTCTTATCCCTTGGCTTCAAAAGCCATTTATCTTTGATATCCGAACACGCCCTCACACTTTCTCTTCTGTCTCTGGTACTAAAGATCTCCAGATGGTCAATCTCACACTCCGTGTTCTCTCTCGTCCCGAGGTaattcataaaatcaaaatcattttatgtatgttttttcttttgattgaaaTGGATGGAAATGGGTATTGCTTGATTCGATGGTTTTTCAAGGGTACTTTTTTgctgttttgctttgttttttcagatgagctttttcttcttttttttgttgggtttgtgTTGATTTAAGCTAGTGAATTAGTTTTACTTGGTTTCGAGATGCATTTAATTGGTTTTAGCTATGCAGCAAAGAAAGGAGATGCATTTAGtctgtgattttattattttctgttGGGCAAAGTGTGTTCCAGTGGTATTTAGAGCGGTTTTGtgctgtttttttaatgtgctgTATATGATTCTGTTAGCTAGCAAAACTTGGTTTTGAGACGGGTGTATAATTTAGATTGCTAgcaaaaagaaagaggagattAATTCAGCTTGTCATTTTATTTGCTCAGTTGAGCTTTTCAATTATCGATTGAGATTTTGGCTTAGAAGCGAAGCATGTGGCTGTGGAAATTGAGGACtgaagttttatatttttcactcatttcttcttcactataGTCAGAATTAAGCAGATTCTTAAATGGTGAGTGTGAATGcttgtattttcattttgtgAAAATTTGATGGAAGAAAGGTTATTTTGAGCAGGTGTCACGTTTGCCCCATATCTTTCAACGTCTTGGGCTTGAGTATGATGAGAAGGTGCTTCCTTCGATTGGCAATGAGGTCTTGAAGGCTGTTGTTGCACAGTTCAATGCTGACCAGCTCCTCACTGAACGTCCCCATGTGTCAGCTATGGTCCGTGACTCGCTCATCAAGCGTGCAAGAGACTTTGACATTGTGATGGATGATGTGGCTATTACCCACTTGTCTTATGGAGTGGAGTTCTCAAGGGCTGTGGAGCAGAAGCAGGTTGCTCAGCAGGAGGCAGAGAGGTCCAAGTTTGTTGTCATGAAAGCTGACCAGGAGAGAAGGGCTGCAATTATCAGGGCAGAAGGTGAGAGTGATGCTGCTAAGCTGATCTCTGAGGCAACAACAAAGGCTGGTATGGGGTTGATTGAATTGAGAAGGATTGAAGCATCGAGGGAAATTGCTTCAACTCTGGCCAAGTCATCTAATGTGGCATACCTTCCTGGTGGTAACAACATGCTTCTGGCCCTGAATGCAAACCGTTGAATAggtaatttctatatttttaccTACATTTGGATGCTTGAATTCGCCTGTGGGAGTTGGATTGACTTTTGGTTTCACCACTAGAATTTATTGGTTGGCAAT
This region includes:
- the LOC7461307 gene encoding prohibitin-3, mitochondrial, which translates into the protein MGSSQAAVSFLNNLARAAFGIGAAATVLNSSLYTVDGGQRAVLFDRFRGVIDTTIGEGTHFLIPWLQKPFIFDIRTRPHTFSSVSGTKDLQMVNLTLRVLSRPEVSRLPHIFQRLGLEYDEKVLPSIGNEVLKAVVAQFNADQLLTERPHVSAMVRDSLIKRARDFDIVMDDVAITHLSYGVEFSRAVEQKQVAQQEAERSKFVVMKADQERRAAIIRAEGESDAAKLISEATTKAGMGLIELRRIEASREIASTLAKSSNVAYLPGGNNMLLALNANR